A stretch of DNA from Arachis hypogaea cultivar Tifrunner chromosome 19, arahy.Tifrunner.gnm2.J5K5, whole genome shotgun sequence:
TGGGGAAACCCCTTACAGTTCACAACATTAAAGGGATTGTTAAATCCCATTCCCCCGAGGTATTGTTTCTCTGTGAAACCAAAAACAATACCTCGCATGTGGAGAGGGTGATTAAGGATGTTGGTTTCTCGAATTTGTTTTGCTTGGACCCGATTGGACATGCAGGAGGGTTAATGGTTGCTTGGAAGGAGGAAACGAAGGTGCAAATCAAAGCTTTTGAATCTTTTCTAGTGCACTTTGCATGGGAGGATAGTCAAAATGCAAAGACATGGGAAGTTTTTGCTGTGCATCTCCACACAGATGAAACAATTAGAGAAGCGCAGTTCGGACAGCTACTTCAGATTATGGATACTTCGGGAGAGCATCGATTGGTGGTAGGAGACTTCAATGCTATAAAGGCCCACCATGAGAAGGAGGGAGGGAGGATGAAATCAGCATCATCCATTCAGAAATTCAATGATTTTATTAAGAAAGCTGAATTGGTGGATATGGGATATGAAGGCAAGAAGTTCACATGGAGTAATAGGCAGTTCGGAGgtaattttattcaagaaagaCTAGACAGAGCACTTGTGTCGACGGAATGGAGAGCAGAATATCCAAACGGTTTCGTGTCTCATTTGGATGGTACAGGATCTGATCACTGCCCCTTGCTCCTTAattcagaaaaggaagaaagaaggtcAAGAAGAAGATTCAGGTTCCAAGAGCGTTGGTGCGATAAAGAAGAGGTATCAAATATTGTTAAACATGCTTGGGACTTGGAAGTAGTGGGCTCATCCATGTTCAAATTGGCTACAAAACTAAAACATTGCAGGCATAAACTGTATGAATGGCAAAAATCAgcagattcaaattcaaaacagcaGATCCGAAGAGTGCAGGGGaaattggaagaagaaaaagaaaaaggagcagCTGCAGATGGTGTAAACCCCcggatttttagaaaataaataatgaattatttataattatatatatatgattttcttTTTAGAAAGATTATGAGACTTcaagttttaaattaatttggttttatataaatttcaattataattagatatttttgatTTACTGAGATTAATGGTTCttgtttaattaaaattcaaagttctaataattaaagataaaagagttttatatataatttaaattacataattgaaggttttgattaattttatgaactaaaagaaaatttatttatttatctttaaattgtaaattagagtatttaattaaaaatgatttgtaatttgaaaaataaataataaataagtattcttaaaattaattatattgaatTAAATCTGATTTTGAATTAAAACTCTACTCAAACCCTGAATTCCCAATTCCAGACCCTAATTTCACTAACCCTAACCTCTCTTACCCAACTTACTTACACATGTAATCTCCCTTTCACACCTGTTTGCTACTCAATGAGCCACGTTACTAACTCCTCACCGCTACTCACTCACCATCACCATTCCTTTTTCCTTTTATCCCACCCACACCCACgcagaaagaaaggaagaaatcaGAAGGAAGAAACGAGGAGGGATTGAGAGTGAGGAACCAGAGCCGCGGGAAGAGAGGGGAGGAGAGGAAGGGTGACGCCGGAGGAGAGAGTGAGTTCGCGGAGGAGAGCCAGAGGAAAGACGCGCCGTTGCTGTGCGAAGACCATCGTCACCGTCGAGCTCGCCATTCCATCGTGGAGCCGTGATGCTGTCGCATCGCCATCGTGCTTTCTCGCCGCCATTGCCGTCGATGGAACCATTATCGTCGGAGGAGCCATTGCTGGGAGAAGCCCTAGCCATCACCGTCGCGGATGAACAGGGGAGAAAGAGAAGGAGTGACGTGACGGGAGAGAAGGGGGACCTCCGCCACTACAACGGCCGCTGGCGAGTTGCACGCCACCATGGAGTCACCATTCTTGCCACCGTTTAGCTGCTGCCA
This window harbors:
- the LOC112777884 gene encoding uncharacterized protein, producing MWNCRGLGKPLTVHNIKGIVKSHSPEVLFLCETKNNTSHVERVIKDVGFSNLFCLDPIGHAGGLMVAWKEETKVQIKAFESFLVHFAWEDSQNAKTWEVFAVHLHTDETIREAQFGQLLQIMDTSGEHRLVVGDFNAIKAHHEKEGGRMKSASSIQKFNDFIKKAELVDMGYEGKKFTWSNRQFGGNFIQERLDRALVSTEWRAEYPNGFVSHLDGTGSDHCPLLLNSEKEERRSRRRFRFQERWCDKEEVSNIVKHAWDLEVVGSSMFKLATKLKHCRHKLYEWQKSADSNSKQQIRRVQGKLEEEKEKGAAADGVNPRIFRK